Proteins encoded within one genomic window of Companilactobacillus sp.:
- a CDS encoding GyrI-like domain-containing protein: MKTEVRSIQIIGTAKTLKNGRSEIADFWKSVTTSGQLEQMYQSSDLNDPHFFGISIMEPDNLQYIIGVDSSEQSEIFDSFKIASATWFKFSGSGKLPDAIQELQEKIWQEHGQEIAASSEQRDVAINIEEYYDMTPDFSKFNILIPQSKIIIKH, encoded by the coding sequence ATGAAAACAGAAGTGAGATCAATTCAAATCATCGGCACTGCCAAAACGCTGAAAAATGGACGCTCAGAGATTGCTGATTTTTGGAAAAGCGTGACTACTAGTGGTCAATTAGAACAAATGTATCAATCTTCAGATTTAAATGATCCACATTTTTTCGGCATCAGTATTATGGAGCCGGATAATTTGCAATATATTATCGGCGTGGATTCTAGTGAACAGTCTGAAATTTTTGACTCGTTTAAGATTGCAAGCGCCACTTGGTTCAAGTTTTCTGGTTCTGGAAAGTTACCAGATGCTATTCAAGAGCTGCAGGAAAAAATTTGGCAGGAACATGGCCAAGAAATCGCTGCAAGTTCAGAACAGCGCGATGTTGCGATCAATATCGAGGAATATTATGATATGACTCCGGATTTTTCAAAATTTAATATCTTGATCCCGCAGTCAAAAATTATTATCAAGCACTAA
- a CDS encoding type 1 glutamine amidotransferase, with translation MRINILQHTPDEGAGSILDWAKSRGHEVYTYYPGFFNGVLPTADETDMLVLLGGPISPNDSDKFIGNERKLIQQMLDQNKPMFGACFGAQQITKTLGYPVGKSPVKEVGWAPVTLQSSVISGLPKKLNVLHWHEEMFEIPDGANLLFSSKGLKNQGFEFHHKVVGLQFHLEPKLDNVREMVVNDFPYLKGSVLNESAEEILKTEISEENEKAMFEILDYINEK, from the coding sequence ATGCGGATAAATATTTTACAGCACACGCCTGACGAGGGCGCAGGCTCAATTCTGGACTGGGCAAAGTCACGCGGACATGAAGTGTATACCTATTATCCAGGATTTTTTAATGGTGTATTACCAACTGCGGATGAGACAGACATGCTAGTTTTGCTTGGTGGTCCGATCAGTCCCAACGATTCAGACAAATTTATTGGTAATGAACGTAAGCTGATCCAGCAAATGCTTGACCAAAATAAACCAATGTTTGGGGCATGTTTTGGTGCTCAACAGATCACGAAAACACTGGGCTATCCCGTCGGAAAATCGCCAGTCAAAGAAGTCGGCTGGGCGCCAGTCACATTACAAAGTTCAGTTATATCTGGATTACCAAAAAAGCTTAATGTTTTGCACTGGCATGAAGAGATGTTCGAAATCCCCGACGGCGCAAACCTATTGTTCTCAAGCAAGGGCTTGAAGAATCAAGGCTTCGAATTTCATCACAAGGTCGTCGGCTTGCAGTTTCATTTGGAACCTAAATTAGATAACGTTCGCGAGATGGTCGTGAATGATTTTCCATATCTAAAGGGATCAGTCTTGAACGAATCGGCTGAAGAAATTCTCAAGACTGAAATTTCTGAAGAGAATGAAAAAGCCATGTTTGAAATCTTAGATTATATTAATGAGAAATAA
- a CDS encoding NADH-dependent flavin oxidoreductase, whose amino-acid sequence MADYKFLEPYTFAKKGITVKNRIVIPPMTEMMSFSNGEVTRDELRYYRIHTGGAGMFITAVAYVNDEGKGFEGELSASDDRFIPSLASLADVIHKNGTKAILQIFSAGRMTFKSVLRGKQPVSASAVTALRKNSEEPRALSEEEVEQTIKDFGQATKRAILAGFDGVEIHGANTYLIQQFFSPHSNRRTDKWGGSLENRMRFPFAVIDEAQKAIDKYADKPFILGYRLSPEEVEKPGITFDDTLKFVDEIKNKPIDYLHISMGNVWRKSLNDKSIDTPLNITIKEHLGNDIPLIGVGDIQTPAEAEKVLDKGIEFAALGRESIREPEWVEKVEHNDEKAIRYTLSMDDHDALGLSGTYWDFLMSAFRPGMQVSVDKTTDRSLFNNALDDIFGGGETGV is encoded by the coding sequence ATGGCAGACTATAAGTTTTTGGAACCTTATACATTTGCAAAGAAGGGTATTACAGTAAAAAATCGGATAGTTATCCCACCAATGACTGAAATGATGAGTTTTTCCAATGGTGAGGTAACACGTGATGAATTGCGTTATTATCGTATCCATACGGGCGGCGCAGGTATGTTCATTACCGCTGTTGCTTATGTTAATGATGAAGGAAAAGGCTTTGAAGGTGAGTTGAGCGCTTCCGATGACCGTTTCATTCCAAGTTTAGCTAGTTTAGCAGATGTTATTCATAAGAACGGCACTAAGGCTATTCTCCAAATTTTTAGTGCTGGTCGAATGACTTTTAAATCAGTTCTTCGTGGCAAGCAACCAGTCAGTGCCAGTGCAGTTACTGCTTTACGTAAAAATTCTGAAGAACCGCGTGCATTGAGTGAAGAAGAGGTTGAACAAACCATCAAGGACTTTGGTCAAGCTACTAAACGAGCAATCTTGGCAGGGTTTGATGGTGTCGAGATCCACGGTGCTAATACATATTTGATTCAACAATTCTTCTCACCACATTCAAATCGTCGGACTGACAAGTGGGGCGGATCATTAGAAAATAGAATGAGATTCCCATTTGCAGTGATCGATGAGGCTCAAAAAGCCATCGACAAATATGCAGATAAACCATTCATTTTGGGTTATCGTCTTTCACCAGAAGAAGTTGAGAAACCAGGTATTACCTTTGACGATACTTTGAAATTTGTCGACGAGATCAAGAACAAACCAATTGATTATTTACACATTTCCATGGGTAATGTTTGGAGAAAATCATTGAACGATAAATCAATTGATACACCTCTAAACATTACTATCAAGGAACATTTAGGCAACGATATTCCACTGATTGGTGTCGGTGATATTCAAACACCTGCTGAAGCTGAAAAAGTCTTAGATAAAGGTATCGAATTTGCTGCACTTGGTCGTGAGAGTATTCGTGAGCCAGAGTGGGTTGAAAAAGTTGAACACAATGATGAAAAAGCAATTAGATATACATTGTCAATGGACGACCACGATGCTCTGGGATTATCAGGAACATATTGGGACTTCTTAATGTCCGCCTTCAGACCAGGCATGCAAGTGAGTGTAGATAAAACGACTGACAGGTCACTATTCAATAATGCCTTAGATGACATCTTTGGTGGTGGTGAAACAGGCGTTTAA
- the araA gene encoding L-arabinose isomerase — MKKMQDYEFWFITGSQFLYGPETLKSVEKDAKEIVDQLNASKKLPYPIKFKLVATTAENITKVMKEVNYNDKVAGVITWMHTFSPAKNWIRGTKLLQKPLLHLATQKLNYIPYDTIDFDYMNLNQSAHGDREYGFINARLRKNNKVISGYWGDEDIQTQIAKWMDVAVGYNESFDIKVVTFAGKMRNVAVTDGDKIEAQIKLGWTVDYWGVADLVKEVNAVSESDIDAKYAELQKEYDFVPGDNGDEKFEKNTKYQIREYFAIKKFMDDRGYTAFTTNFEDLEGLEQLPGLAVQMFNAEGYGFAGEGDWKTAALDRLMKIISHNKETGFMEDYTLDLRKGHEAILGSHMLEVDPTIASTKPRVEVHPLDIGGKDDPARLVFTGSEGDAIDVTMADFGDEFKLISYDVEGNKPEKETPHLPIAKQLWTPKMGWKKGAEAWITAGGGHHTVLSFAVDSEQITDLSKMFGLTYVNIQ, encoded by the coding sequence ATGAAAAAAATGCAAGATTACGAATTTTGGTTCATCACAGGAAGTCAATTTTTATATGGTCCAGAAACACTCAAATCAGTAGAAAAAGATGCTAAAGAAATTGTCGACCAATTGAATGCTTCAAAGAAGTTGCCATACCCAATCAAATTTAAGCTAGTTGCTACAACAGCTGAGAACATTACTAAAGTAATGAAAGAAGTTAACTACAACGACAAGGTTGCTGGTGTTATCACATGGATGCATACATTCTCACCAGCTAAAAACTGGATCCGTGGTACTAAATTATTGCAAAAACCATTGCTACACTTAGCAACACAAAAATTAAACTACATTCCTTATGACACAATTGACTTTGACTATATGAACTTGAACCAATCAGCTCACGGTGACCGTGAATACGGATTTATCAACGCTCGTTTACGTAAGAACAACAAGGTTATTTCAGGTTACTGGGGCGACGAAGATATCCAAACACAAATCGCTAAGTGGATGGACGTAGCCGTAGGTTACAACGAATCATTCGACATCAAGGTAGTTACATTTGCTGGTAAGATGAGAAACGTTGCTGTTACTGATGGCGACAAGATCGAAGCTCAAATCAAACTTGGCTGGACAGTTGACTACTGGGGCGTTGCTGACTTAGTTAAAGAAGTTAATGCTGTTTCAGAATCAGATATCGATGCTAAATATGCTGAATTGCAAAAAGAATATGACTTTGTTCCTGGCGACAATGGGGATGAAAAATTCGAGAAGAATACTAAATATCAAATTCGTGAATACTTTGCAATCAAGAAATTCATGGATGACCGTGGATACACAGCCTTCACAACTAACTTTGAAGACCTTGAAGGATTGGAACAATTGCCAGGTCTTGCCGTACAAATGTTTAACGCTGAAGGATATGGATTTGCTGGTGAAGGTGACTGGAAGACAGCCGCTTTAGACCGTTTGATGAAGATCATTTCACACAACAAAGAAACAGGATTCATGGAAGATTACACATTGGATCTAAGAAAAGGCCACGAAGCAATCCTTGGTTCACACATGCTTGAAGTTGATCCAACAATCGCTTCAACAAAACCTCGTGTTGAAGTTCACCCATTAGATATCGGTGGAAAAGATGATCCAGCACGTCTTGTATTTACAGGTTCAGAAGGCGATGCAATCGACGTAACTATGGCTGACTTTGGTGATGAGTTCAAACTCATTTCATATGACGTTGAAGGTAACAAGCCAGAAAAAGAAACACCACATCTACCAATCGCAAAACAACTTTGGACTCCAAAGATGGGTTGGAAGAAAGGTGCCGAAGCTTGGATCACTGCTGGTGGCGGTCACCATACAGTACTATCATTTGCCGTTGATTCAGAACAAATTACTGACTTAAGCAAGATGTTTGGCTTAACATACGTAAACATTCAATAA